GTTTGCAAATCCGGAAACTGATCTTCCAAGACCGTGAGTTGAACcgagttgaccgtgtaaggtttGCTTGATGTGACACGgagtagtgcctcggtatgtcgaattTGAGGCAACTCTCTCTACTTCTGGGTGTTGTTGTCAttttttgcattcaatatggaatgtacatGCAagacgcctagaagtatatcctaaggtgggccaacttgctaaaaccactcttcagtcatcttggaagtctactgtgttttgtttgtaaacaaaacacaatacacttgtgcccaagctcgctcgtaatcagtctgtctctttcacgcttcaaggaaataattccccttctgcttttttCCGTACtgctttcatataccgctctcctaaccaacttagtgacgaaacggcctcaccttatgATATACTTTTAGGCGCCTTGtgtgttacgaaaatgtccacgcttgtccacggtgaggggggagggagtatagataatgtccacgtggacactttaaataaatcattttcaaaAAGTACATCTACATTCGAAAATAAGTGAGTTATGTGAGTATTTCGTGAGTTATGTGAGTACTTCGTATTTGTAAATGAAAGGATTGAATAGTCTGAGAGACCTAGACTagaatttgtatttttcaaaaaaaaaatcataaaatgagTTCATTCAATCTATTTCCATTGAAAGTAGATATACAAATCGacaattcatttcatttcatttgcgaCTGAATTTGCGTAAATCGATATCTCTATATATTCTCAAATATCGATATATTCTCAAATATTATTTCGTTCCAAATTATTAATTCTTCTAGTATTATATACAGGGCGCTGCATATCATGGAATCTTAATCATCGTATTTTCATAGAACATTCAACTTCAACGATCATGATCATcgcgaaaataacaaaaattagcTTGTTTCTATGAAGGTAACAGAGTCGAAATGACACTCAAAAACATCACTTTTATTCATCTTTTCCGACatcatttcacaaatatccactgcacactGTCACATTATAAGCTTATTCAGTGGGAACTCCACGAAAAGGTCTGTTTTTGATTGATGAAAAACTTGCCGAAAAAAGgcgttttcacatggatgtggatttttttatctgtattatagtgattttcaactcatttggctggttcgtcactttttacttccatttttggaagaatgtcgggagtgagaattgaactcgtggcctttagcgtgagaggcatggatgttatcactacgccagatcgcctccacgtggAAGGCAATTGTATGTAAACACAAATATCACACACAAATGTCACAATGTGAAAAGTAgatatggcagcgcatgctaatgtgcgattcacatagcacgttacggagaagaacgtctacgttccgtcaacgtctccaccaattcacacatgcagtcaatgcttccaccagcaccgtcacgtcaaatgccaaacgaatgatttatttaattttattcatggtgtcgccatctacaacaattttaaattgcaatgtctGTAACGTTTGCCTGGGAATTCGGATGTGTATCTCCAAGTAACGTATACACGTGATCGTGGTCAAAATAGAACTGAGCTCTCATCCTTTATTCAAGGTATATGTGTCATAGGTAGTCTAATCGTTATAAAACTATATTACTCGAGATATTTATAAAATGGTGGGAAAGATACTACATTCCTCTTCttgttcaggtttttttttttttttttttaattatatatatttcaGGACAATTTTATTCTAAATAAAAGTAGGACGTCAACAGTACATATAACTAGTGTTTTGTGTTTAAATATTCCGATATCTTTTCAATATTATAATCGCTTAGGTATTCTGGTCGCTTGTGGTTTCGTCTGGGACGCTCCATGGTGTTCGTATTCGTCTCCTCTTCCAGTTCCAACTGTTTTTCGTCTACCGTTACAAAATCGTCATTGTTTAGATTCGTGTCTTCTGTATTCTTACTTATTTTGTTTTGTCCTTGTGTATCACCCGAGAATAACTTCTTCATGTGCGATACGTTTCTGTGAAATATGCGTCCTGACTCTTTTGATTCCAGTGTGACATCAGCTCCTCTCTTAGCCTTAACCCAGTATTCTTCCGGGTCGAAGTTAGTGGACAGTTTATTTTCTTTAAGAATCCTCTTCACAACCACTGTGTCACCGACTGTAATTTCACTTGGCCTTGCTCCTCGACGTTTGTCTGCATATTCGGCCTCCTTACTTTTTCTCATATTGTCTcggtcacgaatttcttcaagGATGATGTCATGCTTCCAAATCATAGATGGAAGTTTATCCTTTAAAACTCTACCAAACATAATTGATGATGGTGCTATCGCTGTCGTAGAGTGTGGAGTTGAGTTATGCATTAGTATAAACATCCTCAAGTCCCATTTCCAATCGGAACCTTCGGTTTCCTGACTTATTTTAAGCCTTTTCCCAATGGAACGGTTAATTCGCTCTACTTCCCCATTCGCTTGAGGCCAGTATGGAGTTGTTTTTCGGTGCTCGATTCCAAACTGTGTACAGAATCTTTGCATCTCGGCACTAATGAACTGAGGTCCATTGTCGGTTTTCAATGAGTCGGGCATGCCAAATCGGCAAAATGTTTCATGAAGTGCTTTGACAGTTAGAGTAGCAGTTATTTGTTTCATGATGATAACTTCAGTGAATCTGCTACAATAATCAACAAATACTAGTAGATTGTGACCAGACGGTAGTGGTCCTACGAAATCAGCAGCAATATGTGCCCATGCCCTATTCGGGAGTTCTGTTCGTACTAGAGGCTCTGGCGGATCGGGCATTGAGACTAGTgtacaccccttgcattttcTCACAAAATCTTCTACATGTTTATCAATGTGAGGCCACCACACTTTTTGTCGGAGGCGCCGTTTCATCACTACAATGCCTGGGTGAGACTCATGCGCAATTTCTATCGTACGAGATTGTAATACTTGAGGGATGACCAAACGATCGCCTCGCAGCAGGATGTTCCCAGATCTACACAATTCGAACCGAACTAGCTTGTATTCCTTCATGCATTCATCCCATGTGTTAGTTTCAAGACTCTGGAAAACAGCCTGAATAGTTTCATCTTTCGAAGATGCATCTTCGACTTCTTCCAAAGAAATTGCTTCTGGAATGTTGGCCTGTGCCAGATGATATATACAGGCTTCTCCGTCCACATCGAAATTAACTGCTTGAGTTACAGATAACCTAGAAATGGCGTCTGCGAGGTTTTCTTTTCCCGGTTTATATACGACCTCAAATTTATAGGCTTGCAGGCGCAAAACCCATCTCTCAATTCTAGCACATGGCTTAGACCGTTCTTTAAATAAGAAAAGAAGAGGTTTGCAATCTGTGACAAGTATGAACTTTGTACCAAGAAGATATAATCTGAACTTTTCTACTGCCCAAACAATACCCAAAGCTTCTCGCTCTGTCTGGAAATATTTACGCTCTATTTCTGTAAGAGCCTTGCTTGCAAAGCTTATGATCCGTCTTACTCCGTTCGTATCCTGCTGTAGCAACACTGCACCTATTCCTGTTGGGCTTGCATCGGTTATGACGATGCTTGTATTCTTTGGGTTGAAATATCCAAGAAAAGTTGCAGAACAAACCGCAGATTTAATTTGTTCGAACGCATGATCATGTACATGATTCCAGATAAACTTTTCTCCAGACTTCAGTAACTGTCTCAGAGATGCCGTCTTCTCTGCCAGCTGAGGAATGAAACGAGCGACATAAGTGATTAAACCCAAATAACTCCGGAGCTCCGAGACATTTGAAGGCTTGCGGAAATTTTCAATAGCTGTGATTCTGCTTTCCGTAGGTCGAATTCCATTGCCTGAAAGTTCGTGACCTAAAAACTCCAAACGATCCACATTATAAACACATTTATCCTTATTCAGTAGGATCTCATATTTTTTTAGTCTATAGAGCAGAGCATCCAACCTTTCATCATGTTCTTTCTGACTTCGACCGAAAACCATAACATCATCTAGATAGACCACCACTCCATCTAGTCCGGCTACGATGCATTCAATCACCTTTTGGAAGAGTTCTGGCGCACAGCTTATACCAAACATAAGGCGTTTGTATCTGAACAAACCCTGTTTAGTTATAAACGTTGTTATTTCTCTGGACCGCTTCGAAATCTCTACCTGATGATAAGCGTCCTTTATGTCGACCTTGGAAAATCGAACAGCTCCGTTTATTGAACCAAACATCTCCTCGATTATGGGAAGTGGATGAGTTTCTCTCAAGACAGCTTGATTTGCCCGTCGCATATCGACACACAAGCGAATCTCCCCGGAATCTTTCAATACCGGAACTATTGGTGACACCCACGCCGATGGCTCTTGTACACGTTCAATAATGTCTTTATCCAATAGATATCTCAGCTTGTGAGCCACTTTTTCTTCTATTGAGAAAGGTACGCGCCTATACGGCTGTTGCACTGGCTTGACGTTTGGATCAATTGGTATCTCAATCAAGATGCCTCTCATTTTCGGAAACATAGGGTTATTTTCGCTAATCTCTGCAACTTGAAACCCAATCTTCAATACTTTTAACTTCTTTGCCGTCTCATCACCTAGTAAACACTGTTTACCGTCTTGAGCAATATAAAATACAGCCTCCGTACAGTTACCTCCCGCTTCAATTTTAGCTTTGAACATTCCCATCATCTTCAGTGGATTCTTTGACCCGTATGCCTTAAACAGCCGATCGACTTGAGGTTGATACTTTACTTTTGCACTAGCCGACTTTAATTTTTCCCAAGCTGCAGCATGTACCACATTAGCTGCTGCACCAGAATCAATCGCCATCGGAATCTCTACCCCTCCGATCTTGAAGCGAAACACGTTTTGACCCATAATGTAGCAAATATCTTCTTCCTTGTCCTTTTCATGGCCGTCATCCTTGTAAACGGCTTTGATCCTTTTTGCCGGAGGTGCATGTACTGACTCTTCGTTAGATCGTTTCGTACACCACTTCGCAAAATGCCCTATACGCTTGCATTTCAAACATTGCGCCTGCTTTGCAACACACTCCGAACTATCTTTAACGTGACCACGGCGACCGCAGCCAAAACAGATCCGAGTATCATTTGCCTGTTGTAATTGCCTTGGATTTGTCCAACGGAATTTGTCGTTCTTCCAGTAATTCCAATTAGATCGACCCTTGGAACCGGACATGTTCATTCCATTGAGTTGATCTTTCTGAGAAAATCGAGGGGATTCATTTCGAGGAAAGCGATGAACCTGTGGGCCTACTTTGTTAATTTCCCCTGTAGATTTGGTTGTATAGTCTGAGCAGTTTAGTTCCTTGCATTGAGCCTCGACATCTTCGATGGTTTTACCGATGGCCACAACCTCACTTAGAGAACGATCTTTTT
The Toxorhynchites rutilus septentrionalis strain SRP chromosome 2, ASM2978413v1, whole genome shotgun sequence genome window above contains:
- the LOC129765676 gene encoding uncharacterized protein K02A2.6-like → MDSFRSVKPFDAKVDQSQLASEWRKWKRSLEYYLEASNITGQREKRNQLLHLGGVDLQDIFHNLPGVNDVPHVTIDPPYYDVAVEKLDDHFQPTRRRTYERHIFRQITQQHGERFNDFVMRLRTQANRCEFDQEHSSVLESMIIDQIAEKCLSSALRKKILEKDRSLSEVVAIGKTIEDVEAQCKELNCSDYTTKSTGEINKVGPQVHRFPRNESPRFSQKDQLNGMNMSGSKGRSNWNYWKNDKFRWTNPRQLQQANDTRICFGCGRRGHVKDSSECVAKQAQCLKCKRIGHFAKWCTKRSNEESVHAPPAKRIKAVYKDDGHEKDKEEDICYIMGQNVFRFKIGGVEIPMAIDSGAAANVVHAAAWEKLKSASAKVKYQPQVDRLFKAYGSKNPLKMMGMFKAKIEAGGNCTEAVFYIAQDGKQCLLGDETAKKLKVLKIGFQVAEISENNPMFPKMRGILIEIPIDPNVKPVQQPYRRVPFSIEEKVAHKLRYLLDKDIIERVQEPSAWVSPIVPVLKDSGEIRLCVDMRRANQAVLRETHPLPIIEEMFGSINGAVRFSKVDIKDAYHQVEISKRSREITTFITKQGLFRYKRLMFGISCAPELFQKVIECIVAGLDGVVVYLDDVMVFGRSQKEHDERLDALLYRLKKYEILLNKDKCVYNVDRLEFLGHELSGNGIRPTESRITAIENFRKPSNVSELRSYLGLITYVARFIPQLAEKTASLRQLLKSGEKFIWNHVHDHAFEQIKSAVCSATFLGYFNPKNTSIVITDASPTGIGAVLLQQDTNGVRRIISFASKALTEIERKYFQTEREALGIVWAVEKFRLYLLGTKFILVTDCKPLLFLFKERSKPCARIERWVLRLQAYKFEVVYKPGKENLADAISRLSVTQAVNFDVDGEACIYHLAQANIPEAISLEEVEDASSKDETIQAVFQSLETNTWDECMKEYKLVRFELCRSGNILLRGDRLVIPQVLQSRTIEIAHESHPGIVVMKRRLRQKVWWPHIDKHVEDFVRKCKGCTLVSMPDPPEPLVRTELPNRAWAHIAADFVGPLPSGHNLLVFVDYCSRFTEVIIMKQITATLTVKALHETFCRFGMPDSLKTDNGPQFISAEMQRFCTQFGIEHRKTTPYWPQANGEVERINRSIGKRLKISQETEGSDWKWDLRMFILMHNSTPHSTTAIAPSSIMFGRVLKDKLPSMIWKHDIILEEIRDRDNMRKSKEAEYADKRRGARPSEITVGDTVVVKRILKENKLSTNFDPEEYWVKAKRGADVTLESKESGRIFHRNVSHMKKLFSGDTQGQNKISKNTEDTNLNNDDFVTVDEKQLELEEETNTNTMERPRRNHKRPEYLSDYNIEKISEYLNTKH